Genomic DNA from Pigmentiphaga litoralis:
GCTGTTTTCCATCGGCCTGACCTTCATGGCGATGGCGGCGGTGGACTACTTCCTGGGCTCGCAGCAGCAGTTCCTGCAGCTGCCCGAATGGCTCAGCGGCCGGTCCGAAATCGGCGGCGTGGGCATCGGCCACTACCGCCTGTTCGTGATCGTGATCTGCGTGGCGCTGGTGATCGCGTTGCAACTGATCCTGACCAAGACGCGTTTTGGCAGCCGCCTGCGCGCGGCCGTGGACGACCCCCGCGCCGCCAGCGGCCTGGGCATCAACATCAACCTGGTGTTCCTGTCGACCTTCGCGTTCGGTTCCGGCCTGGCCGGGCTGGGCGGGGCGCTGGGCGCCGACCTGCTGGGCCTGGATCCGACCTTCCCGCTCAAGTTCATGATCTATTTCCTGGTCGTGGTGGCGGTGGGCGGAACGACAACGATCACCGGACCGCTGCTGGCGTCGCTGCTGCTGGGCATCGCCGACGTGGCCGGCAAGTACTACATCCCCACCATGGGAGCATTCATCATCTACTGCGTCATGATCATCGCCCTGATGTGGCGTCCCCAGGGCTTCTTCGCGCGTGGGGGGTCGAAATGAACCGTCCCCTCGATTCCGCTGCGACGACGCCCGCCGTGCCCCGCGCGGTGGGCCCCGCTGGCGCCCCCGCCGCCATCAACACCGCAGGCCCCAAGCCCCTGTCCGACACCACCGCCATCCGTTCGATCGGCGCGCGCTGGTCGCGTCTGCGTCCGCTCGAAGTGCTGTTCTGGGTCGTGGCCTTTGCCGCTGCCTTTGTGCTGCCGCGCGGCTTCCTGCTGCTCAATGAACTGACCATTCTTGCGCTGTTTGCCGTGTCGCTCGACCTGATCCTGGGGTACGCCGGCATCGTCTCGCTGGGCCACGCCGCCTTCTTCGGGCTGGGGGCCTACGCCGCCGCACTGCTCGCCAAACACTTTGGCATCGACCCGGTGCTGGGCCTGCTGGCGGCAGCCGGATTGAGCGCCATGCTGGGCCTGGTCAGCAGTGTGCTGGTCATGCGCGGCACCGACCTGACCCGGTTGATGGTGACCTTGGGCGTCGCGTTGATCATGTACGAAGTCGCGAACAAACTGGACTGGCTGACCGGCGGCGCCGACGGCCTGACCGGTGTCACCATGGTGCCGCTGTTCGGCACGTTCGAGTTCGACCTGTTCGGCCGCACGGCCTACCTGTACTCGCTGACGGTGCTGGCCATCCTGTTCTTCCTGGCGCGCTTCGTCATCAAATCGCCCTTCGGCATGTCCTTGCAGGTGGTGCGCCAGAACCCGCTGCGCGCCGCCGCGATGGGGGTCAACGTCAACCGCCGCCGCGCCGCCATCTACACCATGGCGGGTGCGTATGCGGGTGTCGCGGGCGCCTTGCTCGCGCAGACCACGGGCTTCGCGTCGCTCGACGTGCTGGACTTTCACCGGTCGGCCGACGTGCTGCTGATGCTGGTGATCGGCGGCGCGGGCTACCTGTATGGCGGCATCATCGGCGCCATCGTCTTCAAGCTCATGCAGGACTGGCTGTCCGGCATCACCCCTCAATACTGGCAGTTCTGGATCGGCATGCTGCTGGTGATCATCGTCGTGGTCGGCCACGACCGCCTGGTCCGTCCGTGGACCTGGTTCAAGCGCAGCGGCGGGAGCACATCGTCATGAGCATCGTTCTTCAAACCTTCAACCTGACGCGCCGCTTTGGCGGCCTGGTCGCCACCAATGACGTGTCCCTGACCGTGGAACGCGGCGCGCGCCAGGCCCTGATCGGCCCCAACGGCGCGGGCAAGACCACGCTCATCAACCTGCTGACCGGTGTGATTCCGCCCAGCAGCGGCCGCATCGAATTGGAAGGCGAAGACATTACGGCGCTGCCGGTGCATGCGCGCGCCGGCCGCGGCCTGGTCCGCACCTTCCAGATCAACCAGCTGTTTCCGGAGATGACCCCGGCCGAAGCGCTGGCCGTGGCGATTTCGGAGCGGCAGCGCATCGGGTCGTCATGGTTCCGCGCGCTGGGCCGGCGCGGGGAAATCATGGATGAGTGCGGCGCGTGGCTCGAACAATGCAACCTGACGGATGTGATGGATCGCCGCACCAGCGTGCTGCCCTATGGCAAGCAGCGCCTGCTGGAAATCGCCCTGGCGCTGGCCGCCAAGCCGCGCGTCCTGCTGCTGGACGAGCCCGTGGCGGGCGTGCCCGACGGCGAACGCCGCGAGATCCTGGACACGGTCGCGGCGCTGCCCGACGACGTCACCATCCTGCTGATTGAACACGACATGGACCTGGTCTTCAGCTTTGCCAATCGCATCTCGGTGCTGGTCAACGGCGCCGTGTTCGCCGAAGGCAGCAATGCCGACATTGCCCGCGATCCGCGGGTCAAGGCCGTGTACCTCGGCGAAGAACTGGCAGGGAGCGCATATGCCTGAGTTGTTGAAAGTGTCCGGCCTGGTGGCCGGTTATGGCGAGGCCAAGGTGCTGGCCGGCATCGACGTCACGCTGGGGCAAGGCCAGGCGCTCGCCCTGCTGGGCCGCAATGGCACGGGCAAGACGACCCTGATCAACACGATCGTCGGCCACACGCGGCGGTTCGCGGGCAGCATCACCCTGAACGGCAAGGAACTGACAAAGCTGCGGCCCGACCAGCGCGCCCTGGCCGGCATCGGCTGGGTCCCGCAGGAACGCAATATCTTCAAGTCCCTGACGGTGGAAGAAAACCTGACCGCCGTAGCCGTTCCCGGCCCCTGGACCGTGCAGCGCATCTATCAGATGTTTCCGCGATTGCAGGAACGCAAGGCCAACCTGGGCAACCAGCTGTCGGGTGGCGAACAGCAGATGCTGGCGATCGGCCGGGCGCTGATGCTGAACCCGCAGGTGCTGCTGCTGGACGAGCCGCTGGAAGGCCTCGCGCCCATCATCGTGCAGGAGTTGCTGGCCGTGCTGCAGCAGATCATCCGCGACGAGGGCATGTCGGTGATCCTGGTCGAGCAGAACGCCCGCAAGGCGCTGGGCATCACGCACGACGCGATCGTGCTGGAGCGGGGCAGTGTGGTGCACGCCGCGCCGGCAAAAACCTTGCTGGACGACCCGGGCCTGCTGGACGGACTGCTGGGGGTGGCGCGGCACTGAGGGTGCATCTTGATGGGCCGCTGTTCCTGGCTCATCCTTGGGGCTTTCCCGCAGCGTGTCGCGGTTACGACGCTATTAGGACGGCAGTGGGACGACAGTGGGACGTTGACTTGCGACGATATGTTTCAGCTTTCGAGCGGTCTGTAGCGTGGGGTGTTCCCACCCTTGCGCCCGTCGTTGGCCATCGTCGTCCGATCACCCTCTGTTTTGCCACGCGCCCCCGGGGAACCCATGTTTGCCATTCTGACAAAAAAGCTTCGCCTCGAGCTCGCGGCCAGCGAGCGCCGCAGTGCCGAGCAGGCTGCCTTGCTGCGCGCGATCGACCAATCCGTCCTGATGGCCGAATTCACGCCTGAAGGCATCGTCCTCCAGGCCAACGCCCGCTACGCGACGCTGTTCGAGTGCGACCCCGCCGAACTTCGCGGCCAGCCCCATGCCGTGCTGTGTGACACGGCCACCGGCAAATCGGCCGCCTACAAAGAGGTGTGGGACCGGGTGCGGCGCGGCGAAACCGTGACCGGCCGCTATCAACGCCTGTCGGCCAGCGGCGGCATCATCTGGGTGGACGCCACCTACAACCCGGTCGTCGACCCCGACGGCCGTGTCAGCCGCGTGATCGAGATCGCCACCGACGTGACCGGCGCCGAGCACCGCGAACGCGAACTGGCCAGCCGCCAGGCCGCCCTGAACCGGTCCATGGCCGTGATCGAATTCACGCCCGATGGCACCGTCATGTCCGCCAATGACAACTTCCTGCGCGTGACGGGATATTCGTCCGGTGAAATCCTGGGCCGCCACCACCGCATGTTCTGTAATAAGGAATTCACGGCCAGCGCCGAATACGCGCGCTTCTGGGAACAGCTGAACGCCGGCACCTTCATGTCGGGCGAATACGCGCGCCAGACCAAGGACGGCCGCGTGGTGTGGATGGAAGCGTCCTATAACCCGGTGTTCGACGCCTCGGGCAAGCTGATCAAGGTCGTCAAATTCGCCGCCGACATCACCAACCGGGTGTCCACGCAAAAGAATGAACTGGAAAATGCCCGCGTCGCGTACCGGGTGTCGAACGAGACCGAAGCCATTTCGGAGCAGGGCGCCCAGGTGATCGACGAAGCCGTGCGGGAAGTGCGCAAGATCACCGAATCGATCCAGAAGACGTCCGCCGTGCTTGAATCGCTGGGCAGCCAGTCGCAGCAGATCTCGTCCATCGTCAAGACGATCCGCGACATCGCCTCGCAGACCAACCTGCTGGCCCTGAACGCCGCCATCGAAGCCGCCCGCGCCGGCGACGCCGGCCGCGGCTTCGCCGTCGTGGCCGACGAAGTGCGCAAGCTGTCCGAACGCACCAACGGGTCCACCGGCGAAATCAGCGTCAT
This window encodes:
- a CDS encoding branched-chain amino acid ABC transporter permease yields the protein MLTILFDGIAYGMLLFVLACGLAVTMGLMNFINLAHGAFAMAGGYVTVLLMSRFGVPFLLCLPIAFIVSALLGAVLERSLYRRVYRQPHLNQVLFSIGLTFMAMAAVDYFLGSQQQFLQLPEWLSGRSEIGGVGIGHYRLFVIVICVALVIALQLILTKTRFGSRLRAAVDDPRAASGLGININLVFLSTFAFGSGLAGLGGALGADLLGLDPTFPLKFMIYFLVVVAVGGTTTITGPLLASLLLGIADVAGKYYIPTMGAFIIYCVMIIALMWRPQGFFARGGSK
- a CDS encoding ABC transporter ATP-binding protein — translated: MSIVLQTFNLTRRFGGLVATNDVSLTVERGARQALIGPNGAGKTTLINLLTGVIPPSSGRIELEGEDITALPVHARAGRGLVRTFQINQLFPEMTPAEALAVAISERQRIGSSWFRALGRRGEIMDECGAWLEQCNLTDVMDRRTSVLPYGKQRLLEIALALAAKPRVLLLDEPVAGVPDGERREILDTVAALPDDVTILLIEHDMDLVFSFANRISVLVNGAVFAEGSNADIARDPRVKAVYLGEELAGSAYA
- a CDS encoding ABC transporter ATP-binding protein — protein: MPELLKVSGLVAGYGEAKVLAGIDVTLGQGQALALLGRNGTGKTTLINTIVGHTRRFAGSITLNGKELTKLRPDQRALAGIGWVPQERNIFKSLTVEENLTAVAVPGPWTVQRIYQMFPRLQERKANLGNQLSGGEQQMLAIGRALMLNPQVLLLDEPLEGLAPIIVQELLAVLQQIIRDEGMSVILVEQNARKALGITHDAIVLERGSVVHAAPAKTLLDDPGLLDGLLGVARH
- a CDS encoding methyl-accepting chemotaxis protein, coding for MFAILTKKLRLELAASERRSAEQAALLRAIDQSVLMAEFTPEGIVLQANARYATLFECDPAELRGQPHAVLCDTATGKSAAYKEVWDRVRRGETVTGRYQRLSASGGIIWVDATYNPVVDPDGRVSRVIEIATDVTGAEHRERELASRQAALNRSMAVIEFTPDGTVMSANDNFLRVTGYSSGEILGRHHRMFCNKEFTASAEYARFWEQLNAGTFMSGEYARQTKDGRVVWMEASYNPVFDASGKLIKVVKFAADITNRVSTQKNELENARVAYRVSNETEAISEQGAQVIDEAVREVRKITESIQKTSAVLESLGSQSQQISSIVKTIRDIASQTNLLALNAAIEAARAGDAGRGFAVVADEVRKLSERTNGSTGEISVMVATIQDGARIAIESMGDSLGQAHKGMELANAAGDAIIKIRTSAKQIAEAFNGK
- a CDS encoding branched-chain amino acid ABC transporter permease yields the protein MNRPLDSAATTPAVPRAVGPAGAPAAINTAGPKPLSDTTAIRSIGARWSRLRPLEVLFWVVAFAAAFVLPRGFLLLNELTILALFAVSLDLILGYAGIVSLGHAAFFGLGAYAAALLAKHFGIDPVLGLLAAAGLSAMLGLVSSVLVMRGTDLTRLMVTLGVALIMYEVANKLDWLTGGADGLTGVTMVPLFGTFEFDLFGRTAYLYSLTVLAILFFLARFVIKSPFGMSLQVVRQNPLRAAAMGVNVNRRRAAIYTMAGAYAGVAGALLAQTTGFASLDVLDFHRSADVLLMLVIGGAGYLYGGIIGAIVFKLMQDWLSGITPQYWQFWIGMLLVIIVVVGHDRLVRPWTWFKRSGGSTSS